Below is a genomic region from Molothrus aeneus isolate 106 chromosome 5, BPBGC_Maene_1.0, whole genome shotgun sequence.
AGGCtgcatttctgtaaaataattatGTAAATATGTAGTTAAGAGATGGAACATAAATCTAAAGATTAAAGGTGGTAATTTTTCCAATTTTGTTATCAATTTAAACAGAAGTAAGAAATATGCATACAAAAATTTATGATCACCTAAACAGCATATCAGTTAAACAGAAATATGAGAAGGTGATCAATCACCCTATGTTCTCTCTGATTTCAGAGTTTGGCCTTGATAACTACTGTTTTCTTGTATTTATTAAATTTCACAATCACCAACACAATTCCCCTTTCAAGAGGGATTTTAAACGAGGGCTTTTTAAGACTACATTAATAGCCTAAATGCTGCCATATTAACATGGCATCATAAAACCTATGAAAATCTTCTTTGTAATAATAATTACCTATACATAATCTATGAAATTAAAGCCTTAGTATTACTTCTGACAAACAGCAGTCAGAAAGGTTTTACTCTTTGATGCTTAAATGACTGACTTTTGGTCAGTTTCCCACCAAATGAAACCAAGCCATTACAACATCCCTCCTTCTCCCACTCCCCTGTCCTTTTCAAAATACTTTCAGGATATACCTTCAGGTAAATTCTGAATAGAATAAACAATGGCTTCAGGAATTCCCATCTCTTGAATACCAATATCCGAAGGATGGAAAAGTATTTCTGGAACTGCAAATCTTTCATTTGTTAGACGAAGTATTTGTTCACCGGTCTTGTATTTTCCACTTAACACCATCTCTTCCCTTGGCTAAATTAAAGACATGAATAGTATCCACTgcttaagaaaagaaatcacatcCTAGAAAATTCAGCTGATCTATTTCATGTCCTCCAGAGGTAGGCAGTGTATGCTGCCATTCTCATATCATCTATCAGcaactcttttaaaaataatgcacaCTCCAGTTTTAAATCTGAAGTGACTTTGCTCTTACCACCTGCAGTTTTgcccaaagcaaaataaagctaGGTAGGCATGAGAGTAGCCTTAAAGTATAGGACTGCTTTCAAAACTATGGCTGGCTCAGTAAATGAGATAAAACTGTTAAACTGTCTTCACTGATATTTCAGGCTCTTCTATAACATTGAACTTTCAACCTTATTTGGTGTTTAAATGTAATTCAGAGAAACTTACAAAAAAAGACATCAGAGCAGAGAAAACATTTCCTAACTTAATGTTCAAAATCTTAATAATGATATGGATAAGTTATATGACAGAGCACAAACAGAGAAAGCTACAATTGTTAAATAATAGAACATAAAATGCTATGCtgaaaaaacagtattttgttGTCATCCCAATTTACTGAGGAAAAACTTTACCAATTAATGCATAGCAAGAAAGATGCTACAGTACAGTATTAGAAAAAAGGGAGTATTTTTAACTTCTCCACTAGACTTGTGCAGGAAACAGCCAAAAAACTTCAGAATTATTATTACCTTACAAAATCCTTTTTTAATTGTGCTGAAGTCTGGCAAAACATAATCTACCATTACagtattttcctctcctttcaatctgaaaaagaatgtaaaattcAACGGAATAAAAAACAAGTTCTAAGTTCCAGCTATTTTATACGAACAAGACTTCTTTAACTTAGCTGGAAAGTTTTCTGATAAGAGTACAGTTTTGTTTGTACAAACAGATTATTCTACATTTAGTACCATCGCATACATACTTGGCAATGTCCATGTCTTTGTAAAAATCTTGAGAAACATAACACACATCTTCTTTCACTTGATTAATTACATGTGTTTCATCCATAACATGTAGCTGCCTGtgaacaacaaaaaccaaaaccacagaagTTTGAGAATAATTAAGTGTTCCCTTTCCTGTCCAGTTTTGCTCTGGAACTGAGCAACCATTGTTTTTCAGCCACAGGAAGCTACTGTCTCAATATCTAAACTTGCATTCAATTTACAAAAGCATTCCTGACCTACTGGAGCTTAATATTGTCCTGTTTCACAGTTCAGTAAATACATCAACCTGCATTTGCCCACTGTCTTGCTAACAAGCACAGCTGTAATCCTGCCAGTAGCTCTTTGGTAAAGACCTTTACCTAGATATACTTCGAAGCTGAAGGATCCCAATGAAAGGTTGATCctactgcattttattttgcagtattGATACAATCAGTCAGCAAACTGACTGATGATCTACTCAGAAAATATGTTAAGACTTGTATAATTGTGAACAGGTAACCTCAACAACTTCAAAAACACTGGCACTTTGAAAAATAACAGCCTAATTCTTCAATCTTAATTCATCTTGATCTTAAGGTCAAGATGGTAGCTAGCAGATTATAACAGACAAAAAATTCCCTTCTCCTTTAAACAGCAATTAATCTAAAATTCACAGAACCAGTAAGAATACCCCATAAACTTCTAGCTCATTTCATACCAAGTTTCAGAGTGAAAATTAGGATTCTTTACCTGTAAGAGATGATCTCCTTTAGATGGTTGGTTAAGAGTTTCCCTCCAACATTAATCCTACAGAAAAAGAATAGCATGAGGAATTCTGTCATTATTAACTTAAGGCACAGCAAGCAGTTCTTCTAGAAAATATATACTGCAGTATACCTGATGattgcctcttttttctttttacttctgcAGTAAGGTACAATGTGGGTAAAAGAGTATCCGCTATCCACGATGATACAACACAGCTCAGATGGATTATCCCGGAAATACCTGTGTGCACTAAGAGCTCCAGCTGAAATACAAAAGATtgaattccatttttttatgAACATTTAGAATTCACAGTGATATGAAGGTGTACTTGCTTCATATTTTACATGCCTTTGACAGACTTTCAAGACCTCAATACATAGTAATACAGCCACTGCATTAATTCATTTTGGCAGTGgataaaattattatatatggtcctatttaatatttttcaggaaTTCCAGTCCATGTTCCATTTCCTCTTAAGTCTAATCACACTGATCATGCTACAAACTTATCAAACTTATCAAAAGGAGTATCCTGTGTCCAGTTACCTGTCAGAAGGGTGGTATGGTTGTTTACACATTCCCTTGGAGACACCATACATTTCATAATCataatgctgtattttatttgctaacacataacaaaaccaaacaaaaaaccaatcCTACCCCCCTAAAAAAGGAAAGCTATCAAAGACTTCATGCAAAGTTTTGATAGAATTCTTTACATGTTATCCTGATCCAAAATCCATCTGTTATTTCTGTCATCCTTACTCTCCTCAGATTTCCTGTCCTTATATACCATGATACTCTTTAGGAAGTAATACAGGACTACAGCTGGAATTTGTAAaagatataatttttaaaatgtttaatccACTTTTACTCAAGAGCCAGGAAGCAActgaagtaatattttttactatatatatatatatatctgtgtaTGCATGCGTGCTTGctaattcatttatttaaagaGTTAAGTTTCAAAATACATAAATGCAAACTGGAAGGAGACATACTCACCATTTACTCTAAGAACTGCTTGAAATTGATATTCTTCAAATAGAATTTCATTCATAGATTCTTGTATTGAAGTGAAGTTAAAATAAGGTTCGGTAATAATTATATTGGTATCTACAAAATCCACCTATAAAAAACATATTAAGATTGTCAGTACATAAAaggtaaaaattaaataaaaatccctTACCATCTTTTGTAGCACTGGAAGGTCATGTGAATCTGAAGTCATGATTACCACCTGCCATATCTGTTTGTAGAAGCTAGACTTAGaatgttttatctttttaagGGCTTCATGATCAGTGATACAAATTTATCTAATTAATGGGTAAAAAACATAATAGAAGGCAACACTTTCATACATATCCTGATTCTGTTTCCATCCTTTCAAATTGTAATCCAACATTTTAAAGGGACAACACAAAGGAACACTacaattttaatgtaaaatactTTACACTAATCCTGTCAGCTACAGAAAAATAAGTCTCCTTGACAGCTCAGCACTTGCACCACAGATTACTTGTCTAATAACCAAAGCCCTGTACAGTGAAGAAACAATAATAAAACTCCCAGTGGCCTCTACTGAGGCCAGCAAAGGATCCTGGATTTTCCATGTTTACCAGTATCTAAAACACTCTGTTAGAGAGGACTTAATACGGTTACTTCAATCATAACTGGATATGGCCCTAAAAACATTACCAGCTGTATCTCTCTGTAGTCTTCACTTGTgaagaagaattaaaaacaaattctcaAAACCATAATTACATTGAATACAGTtccaaaatgaaaatggaatttatGTATCAAAAGCCAgcactttatattttaaatataaaaatgtacagAGACTAAGTTGATTTGAGGGATTACTTTCATTCTCAGTACACAGGTGTTGGAAAAAACTCAAGCATTTCCAGAAAAcgtaacatttttaaaagaaaaaaattaaaagaaagtcTTAATAGACTTCCTGTGCTAAATCCAGCTTGTgtgatatgaaaaaaataaagcatcagatatttatattttatacatttaagTTATTCAGAGGTAGAAAATGGCTAGCCAAAGATGATTACTAAATGTGTATGTATTTTGGCCTACTGACCCAGCTCATCCCTCCCTTTTACATTTACTATTTCTTGGTCTCTTAACTACATTGTATCTgtctgtgattattttttattaacttGACCTCTTAATTATATTGATATGAATTTCTTATGTGAGCTGCACTGAGTACATACCTACAAgactaaaaaatttaaataattttcaaaattctaCACCAGAACTCAAAAACGTTTGCAAAAACTTAAATCCCTGTGATTTCTAATTGCAGGCACTTTCAAAAAGAACAGTAAGATCACTTGTTCTACTTAATATTTGTTAATTCCAGTAGTCAGTATTTAATCTACACAAAATATGTAGTTAAGAAAAGACTCTTACTTGGtacatttcttttccaaagaGATAATCCCAAACCTGTCTCTGAACATCCCAGTTCACCAAGTAACCCTGTAGGAATTTAGAAACAAATTTACactatttagaaaaaaaaaatcatactttaaaaaaacagtCAACAATTGAGACtagtaatattaaaaaattgagAGTTAAAATGtctaaatttacatttttaggCTAAGGAGTAATTGTTACATAGGATTAAGGTATGTTACAAATATTCCCCATTGATACTTTGATTACTGCACTACAAAAACAATGTACATGATGTTTTCTGTATACATTATTGTTTTTGGCATAAGTTTGTCAGTCTTCCTCAGTGCCAGGGAAGCAGATTATGGAGCAGATTACCTGGAGTGCCACCACCCAGCATGTAGGGGACATACAAGTGATCAGGTCTGGTCAGCATGCAGCTTGATTAACTTGTTGTTCTCCTATGACAAGGTGCCCCACTGATTGGAGAAGGGAATGGATGTGAATGTTGTCTACGTGGACTTTACCAAAGTCAGTAAAGTCTTTGACAGCAGTTCTCACAGCATTCTCTGGAGAAGCTGGCTGCTCATGCCTTGGGTGGATGAACTCTTTGCTGGGTAAAAGACTGGCTGGATGTCCAGTCCAGAGAGTGGCACTGAATGGTGCCACATCCACTTGGCATCCCATCACcagtggtgttccccagggctcagtactGGGGTCCCTGTTATCAACAATCTGGGCAAGGGAATCAGGTGCACCCTCAATAAGTTCACAGAAAGCAGTAAGTTGGGTAGGACTGTTGATCTGTTGGAGGGTAGAAAAGCTCTGTAAAGATTTCTGGATGGGCTGGATTGATGGACTGAGGACAATCTTCTCATGTTTAGCAAGGCCAAGGGTGGGGTCCTGCACTTGGATCACAAAAACCcatgcagcactgctggtttGGGGCAGAATAGCTGGGACATtgcccagtggaaaaggacctggggatgctggttGGCAGCCACTGAGCGTGAGCCAGCTATATCACATTCTTTCACAGCCCAGGTGTggctggtggccaagaaggccaagagtaccctggcctgtatcagcaatagagtggccagcaggatcagggcagGGATTGCCCTTCTGCACCAGGCACTGGCGAGGCCACCCCTAGACTCCTTCTTTCAGTTTTGGCTCCCTCCCAACAAGAAAGACATTTTGAAGGACTgaagcaagtccagagaagggcaacaaagctggtgagGGGTTCAGAGAACAAATCCTGTGAGGACCAGCTGAGGGAGGCTGTCTAGCCTGGAGAAATGGAGGCTCAAGGgggaccttattgctctctgcAGTGACCTGAAAAGAGGTTATAGTGATGTGGTGGTTTTGTCTCTTCTCcgaggtaacaagtgacaggaccagAGAGAATGGCCTTAAGTTGCACCAGAGAATTTTAgactagaaatattttctcaccAACAGGGCTGTCAACTactggcagaggctgcccagaaaaCTGGCTGCatcaccacccctggaggtATTTAGAAGATGTGCAGATGTGCACTGAGGGACATGGACAGTGCAGGGTTaacttttgg
It encodes:
- the ACTR6 gene encoding actin-related protein 6, with the protein product MATLVLDNGAYNAKIGYSHANVSVIPNCQFRSKTARLKTFTANQLDEIKDPSGLFYILPFQKGYLVNWDVQRQVWDYLFGKEMYQVDFVDTNIIITEPYFNFTSIQESMNEILFEEYQFQAVLRVNAGALSAHRYFRDNPSELCCIIVDSGYSFTHIVPYCRSKKKKEAIIRINVGGKLLTNHLKEIISYRQLHVMDETHVINQVKEDVCYVSQDFYKDMDIAKLKGEENTVMVDYVLPDFSTIKKGFCKPREEMVLSGKYKTGEQILRLTNERFAVPEILFHPSDIGIQEMGIPEAIVYSIQNLPEEMQPHFFKNIVLTGGNTLFPGFRDRVYSEVRCLTPTDYDVSVVLPENPITYSWEGGKLISENDDFEDMIVTREDYEEHGHNICEEKFDI